The Candidatus Neomarinimicrobiota bacterium sequence ATAGGGGGTAAGGTCAATATTCAGATTATATTTTGCTTAAGAAGTTCGAGAAATCTTTTAAATTCTCTATAGAGAAAAATCAAGGAGGTTTATGATGTCAAAAACAAATTCAGACAAAATACCAACATTTTATCTCCAGTTTATGGAAAGATATCCCGAGGTGGGTGAAAGCTATGAAAAACTGGGAGATGCGGTTCACAATTCGGGTCCTTTGGATGAAAAGACTCGTTCGTTGGTAAAACTCGGTATCTCGATCGGAGCAAGGTTAGAGGGAGCAGTTCACTCTCATACACGGAAGGCGCTTCGTGTAGGTGTCAAACCCGATGAGATTCGTCACGCTGTAATTCTATCCCTGCCCACAATAGGACTGCCCTCTATGATGGCTGCTTTGTCGTGGGTAGAAGATGTGCTATAGAAAACACCGACCTGTTTAATGAAATCGTTCCGGATTCGCATTATTAAGAATCTGAACTCGAAGTATTGCATTTCTGGGAAATAATCAATCCCAATAAGCTAATCAGTTAAAACATTACTAAAGCTATCACATTGATAATCAGCCGCTTATGCCGAAAGATATCCTAAAAGTGTAAGAATGGCATAATAATTGTAATTAAGGCGACTATACTCGCAAAATTTTTATTTCATTTAACGAGTGGAATATCTTTACAGGAGAAGAAATGAAACCAACAGATATATTGGTAAAAGAACACGATGCAATACTGGTAATGCTGAATATCTTAGAGAAGGTCTGTCTCAGGCTCGATACCGGAGAAAACGTGAAATCAACAGATCTCGAAAACATAGTAGAGTTCTTCAAAGTGTTTGCTGACAAATGTCATCATGGTAAAGAAGAGGATATACTCTTTCCTGCCCTGGAAGAATATGGTATACCCAATGAGGGTGGACCGATAGGGGTAATGTTATCGGAGCATATCGTAGGGCGAGATAATGTCAAAGGCATGAGCAACTCAATTGATGACTACAAAGATGGAAGGGAATCCGCGTCTAAGGACTTTGTCCGATATGCGAGGAAATACATCGCACTGTTAACGGAGCACATTGATAAAGAGAATAACGTTCTTTTCAAAATGGCCGATATTCATATTCCGGAAGAGAGGCAGCAATCTCTTTTAGTGGATTTCGAAAGAGCCGAGGAAGAGAAAATCGGTCCGGGAGTACACGAAAAATTCCACCGGCTTTTAGAGGAATTAAGTGGGGTCTATTTGAAAAATCCTACTGAGGCAGTTGTTGCCGCTGACTGAATAAGTATCACCAGTAAAAAGGAGATGTCGTTTGTAACATGCTTGTTGACTCTCTAAACAGAAACATAGATTACCTCCGTTTATCGGTAACGGACAGGTGTAATCTCCGTTGCTCGTATTGTCTCCCTAAATCGTATTCGAATTTCAGTTCTGCCTCTGATATCATGTCAGATGAGGAGATAATTTCCCTCGTCAGATCTTTTTCCGAATTAGGAATTTTGAAACTTCGTATTACAGGGGGAGAACCTCTCATACGTCCCCAATTGCCCTCATTGATCGGGAAATTAAGAGAATTGGGTTCGATAAATGACATCTCACTGAGTACCAACGGGATATTCTTAAAAAAGTTCGCGCCTGCTTTATCCGATGCAGGATTAAATCGGATCAACATCAGCATTGACTCTCTGAACTTTGATAAATACAAGAGTATAACTTCTTTCGGCAATATCACTGATGTATTAGAGGGAATCGAGTGTGCATTAGATAATGGATTCTCTCCCGTGAAACTTAATGTTGTCGTGTCGCGGGGTATGAATGAAGATGAGATAAACGATTTCGCAGCTCTGACCGAGACTTATCCGGTCCATGTACGTTTCATAGAGCTTATGCCGATGGGGGAGACCGGTTATTTCTCATTTGAGAGAAGAGTTCCATTAGAAGAAATGATGCAATTAGCTCATCCTTTAGAACCGATTCCTATCGAAGATTGGCCCGCAGGATCAGGGCCTGCAAAGTATTTCCGCAGACCTAACGGCATAGGCACGGTAGGTTTCATCAGTCCTTTGAGCTCTAACTT is a genomic window containing:
- a CDS encoding carboxymuconolactone decarboxylase family protein, with amino-acid sequence MSKTNSDKIPTFYLQFMERYPEVGESYEKLGDAVHNSGPLDEKTRSLVKLGISIGARLEGAVHSHTRKALRVGVKPDEIRHAVILSLPTIGLPSMMAALSWVEDVL
- the moaA gene encoding GTP 3',8-cyclase MoaA; this encodes MLVDSLNRNIDYLRLSVTDRCNLRCSYCLPKSYSNFSSASDIMSDEEIISLVRSFSELGILKLRITGGEPLIRPQLPSLIGKLRELGSINDISLSTNGIFLKKFAPALSDAGLNRINISIDSLNFDKYKSITSFGNITDVLEGIECALDNGFSPVKLNVVVSRGMNEDEINDFAALTETYPVHVRFIELMPMGETGYFSFERRVPLEEMMQLAHPLEPIPIEDWPAGSGPAKYFRRPNGIGTVGFISPLSSNFCSDCNRMRLSAKGVLIPCLASNQGTDLLSMLRAGADENEIKDAIKLTVSCKPEKHLMMETATKGNSYPQFMCQMGG
- a CDS encoding hemerythrin domain-containing protein; protein product: MKPTDILVKEHDAILVMLNILEKVCLRLDTGENVKSTDLENIVEFFKVFADKCHHGKEEDILFPALEEYGIPNEGGPIGVMLSEHIVGRDNVKGMSNSIDDYKDGRESASKDFVRYARKYIALLTEHIDKENNVLFKMADIHIPEERQQSLLVDFERAEEEKIGPGVHEKFHRLLEELSGVYLKNPTEAVVAAD